The following are from one region of the Salvelinus fontinalis isolate EN_2023a chromosome 5, ASM2944872v1, whole genome shotgun sequence genome:
- the LOC129855879 gene encoding SLAM family member 5-like isoform X1, with protein sequence MVKCSGSRFQFSSNTAIHPRFLVRVGFNSHILCASQQTVQSEIQQVKGIVGQTFSFPERVIKTGNLLYGDLGSIANVYPGKEGKITLEKRFENRLHLNNVTRYFTLSDLQIDDAGNYTLEITDEGKKTKTFELTVYNVVSKPQVTECDSSSCSVVCSVDNKKEGTLTLYRGEEILNQTSSPNLTTDLSLRLEVEGKNYNSTYSCVAANPVSNETVHVPKCCSEDGHANDADSDGMTLGMLIIAVICVLVASGLVGLAIYLKKRGNEHSQGRRSEQIYQNWSRVETALP encoded by the exons atggttaaatgcagtggatcACGCTTTCAGTTTTCATCGAATaccgccatccatccacggtttctggttagggtaggttttaatagtcaca TACTCTGTGCTTCCCAGCAAACAGTCCAGTCTGAGATTCAGCAGGTGAAAGGCATCGTGGGACAGACTTTCTCTTTTCCAGAGAGGGTGATCAAGACTGGCAATTTACTTTATGGAGACCTTGGCAGTATTGCAAATGTATACCCTGGTAAAGAAGGCAAAATCACCCTTGAGAAGAGATTTGAAAACCGCCTCCACTTGAACAATGTTACAAGATACTTCACTCTATCAGACCTTCAGATTGACGATGCTGGGAATTATACTCTGGAGATAACAGATGAagggaaaaaaactaaaacatttgAGCTCACTGTATACA ATGTTGTTTCCAAACCTCAGGTGACAGAGTGTGACAGCAGCtcctgtagtgtggtgtgttctgTGGACAACAAAAAAGAGGGGACCTTGACCTTGTACAGAGGAGAGGAAATACTAAACCAGACCAGCAGTCCTAACCTCACCACCGATCTCTCTCTCCGTTTGGAGGTAGAGGGAAAGAACTACAACTCCACCTACAGCTGTGTGGCTGCCAACCCTGTCAGCAATGAGACAGTTCATGTCCCAAAATGTTGCAGCGAAGATGGTCATGCTAATGATGCAG ACAGCGATGGGATGACTCTGGGTATGCTTATTATTGCTGTAATCTGCGTTTTGGTTGCCTCAGGGCTGGTTGGACTTGCAATCTATCTTAAGAAGAGGGGAAATGAACACTCACAAGGCAG GAGGAGCGAACAGATATACCAGAATTGGAGTCGCGTAGAGACAGCCCTACCCTGA
- the LOC129855879 gene encoding SLAM family member 5-like isoform X3 — translation MVKCSGSRFQFSSNTAIHPRFLVRVGFNSHILCASQQTVQSEIQQVKGIVGQTFSFPERVIKTGNLLYGDLGSIANVYPGKEGKITLEKRFENRLHLNNVTRYFTLSDLQIDDAGNYTLEITDEGKKTKTFELTVYNVVSKPQVTECDSSSCSVVCSVDNKKEGTLTLYRGEEILNQTSSPNLTTDLSLRLEVEGKNYNSTYSCVAANPVSNETVHVPKCCSEDGHANDADSDGMTLGMLIIAVICVLVASGLVGLAIYLKKRGNEHSQGRFIRKNAS, via the exons atggttaaatgcagtggatcACGCTTTCAGTTTTCATCGAATaccgccatccatccacggtttctggttagggtaggttttaatagtcaca TACTCTGTGCTTCCCAGCAAACAGTCCAGTCTGAGATTCAGCAGGTGAAAGGCATCGTGGGACAGACTTTCTCTTTTCCAGAGAGGGTGATCAAGACTGGCAATTTACTTTATGGAGACCTTGGCAGTATTGCAAATGTATACCCTGGTAAAGAAGGCAAAATCACCCTTGAGAAGAGATTTGAAAACCGCCTCCACTTGAACAATGTTACAAGATACTTCACTCTATCAGACCTTCAGATTGACGATGCTGGGAATTATACTCTGGAGATAACAGATGAagggaaaaaaactaaaacatttgAGCTCACTGTATACA ATGTTGTTTCCAAACCTCAGGTGACAGAGTGTGACAGCAGCtcctgtagtgtggtgtgttctgTGGACAACAAAAAAGAGGGGACCTTGACCTTGTACAGAGGAGAGGAAATACTAAACCAGACCAGCAGTCCTAACCTCACCACCGATCTCTCTCTCCGTTTGGAGGTAGAGGGAAAGAACTACAACTCCACCTACAGCTGTGTGGCTGCCAACCCTGTCAGCAATGAGACAGTTCATGTCCCAAAATGTTGCAGCGAAGATGGTCATGCTAATGATGCAG ACAGCGATGGGATGACTCTGGGTATGCTTATTATTGCTGTAATCTGCGTTTTGGTTGCCTCAGGGCTGGTTGGACTTGCAATCTATCTTAAGAAGAGGGGAAATGAACACTCACAAGGCAG ATTCATCCGAAAGAATGCAAGTTGA
- the LOC129855879 gene encoding SLAM family member 5-like isoform X2 codes for MNHLLRWRRLARLTFMLLFFVINVLCASQQTVQSEIQQVKGIVGQTFSFPERVIKTGNLLYGDLGSIANVYPGKEGKITLEKRFENRLHLNNVTRYFTLSDLQIDDAGNYTLEITDEGKKTKTFELTVYNVVSKPQVTECDSSSCSVVCSVDNKKEGTLTLYRGEEILNQTSSPNLTTDLSLRLEVEGKNYNSTYSCVAANPVSNETVHVPKCCSEDGHANDADSDGMTLGMLIIAVICVLVASGLVGLAIYLKKRGNEHSQGRRSEQIYQNWSRVETALP; via the exons TACTCTGTGCTTCCCAGCAAACAGTCCAGTCTGAGATTCAGCAGGTGAAAGGCATCGTGGGACAGACTTTCTCTTTTCCAGAGAGGGTGATCAAGACTGGCAATTTACTTTATGGAGACCTTGGCAGTATTGCAAATGTATACCCTGGTAAAGAAGGCAAAATCACCCTTGAGAAGAGATTTGAAAACCGCCTCCACTTGAACAATGTTACAAGATACTTCACTCTATCAGACCTTCAGATTGACGATGCTGGGAATTATACTCTGGAGATAACAGATGAagggaaaaaaactaaaacatttgAGCTCACTGTATACA ATGTTGTTTCCAAACCTCAGGTGACAGAGTGTGACAGCAGCtcctgtagtgtggtgtgttctgTGGACAACAAAAAAGAGGGGACCTTGACCTTGTACAGAGGAGAGGAAATACTAAACCAGACCAGCAGTCCTAACCTCACCACCGATCTCTCTCTCCGTTTGGAGGTAGAGGGAAAGAACTACAACTCCACCTACAGCTGTGTGGCTGCCAACCCTGTCAGCAATGAGACAGTTCATGTCCCAAAATGTTGCAGCGAAGATGGTCATGCTAATGATGCAG ACAGCGATGGGATGACTCTGGGTATGCTTATTATTGCTGTAATCTGCGTTTTGGTTGCCTCAGGGCTGGTTGGACTTGCAATCTATCTTAAGAAGAGGGGAAATGAACACTCACAAGGCAG GAGGAGCGAACAGATATACCAGAATTGGAGTCGCGTAGAGACAGCCCTACCCTGA